The following coding sequences lie in one Rhodohalobacter barkolensis genomic window:
- a CDS encoding MGMT family protein translates to MEYIPQGRMTTHGAIAKCMGVASGAHMVGYALNQLVHEHEDQPLPTHSVVNRLGQLTARG, encoded by the coding sequence GTGGAATATATTCCTCAGGGCAGAATGACCACCCATGGCGCCATTGCTAAATGCATGGGTGTGGCATCGGGTGCACACATGGTAGGGTATGCGCTGAATCAGCTGGTTCACGAACACGAGGATCAACCGTTACCTACACACAGCGTGGTGAACCGCCTGGGGCAGCTTACGGCACGCGGATAG
- the hpt gene encoding hypoxanthine phosphoribosyltransferase — protein MNLYLPEKINVQGEEFRVYLTQEEIQQRIKQIGQNLSQKFQDKRPIFIGVLNGSYIFLADLMRYVSIPCEVDFLKLSSYGDEKVSSGEVRDLKQIDADIKDRHVIIIEDIVDTGLSMKYLVDKLKQYKPASLTVVTLLHKTEATRYEVQIDYTAFKIPNLFVLGYGLDFAQEGRNLGQIYIQIEKEEE, from the coding sequence ATGAACTTGTATCTGCCTGAGAAAATTAATGTTCAGGGTGAGGAGTTTAGAGTTTATCTCACTCAGGAAGAAATTCAACAAAGAATTAAACAGATCGGTCAAAATCTTAGCCAGAAATTTCAGGATAAGCGCCCCATTTTTATTGGTGTTTTGAATGGATCTTATATTTTCCTTGCAGACTTGATGAGATATGTCAGTATTCCTTGTGAGGTAGATTTTTTAAAGTTAAGCAGCTACGGAGATGAAAAAGTTTCTTCTGGCGAGGTCAGGGATTTGAAACAAATTGATGCTGACATTAAAGATCGGCATGTGATTATCATTGAAGATATTGTGGATACCGGCCTCTCCATGAAATATTTGGTTGATAAGTTGAAGCAGTACAAACCTGCATCCTTAACTGTAGTTACACTGCTTCACAAGACGGAAGCAACCCGATATGAAGTGCAGATCGATTACACTGCTTTTAAAATTCCGAATCTATTTGTTTTGGGGTATGGATTGGATTTTGCACAAGAGGGAAGAAATCTTGGTCAGATCTATATCCAGATTGAAAAAGAAGAGGAATAA
- the ptsP gene encoding phosphoenolpyruvate--protein phosphotransferase — translation MTERIEFNGVPASHGIGIGKAFILEERNSDVNPEKIHEEDIDYNLEKCTRAFSKLKSEFQHLKNESEGEVADIVDAQIETLKDPELKKSILRKIKEERYEAEYAIFSTLNEFIHIMENSDASWLNDRTIDLMTIRDQLIDAAKNRSRDESIEENSVVFATAISPTKMIELSRSHIAGVVMQKGGLTSHAVILSQSLDIPCIISAKWKNKRIKNGEDIIIDGDEGTVVVRPKEKEEVHYARLKREQQKNYKKELEIVEKPSKTKCGAHFLLQANVEFLEELPRIKTHGAEGVGLLRTETILFQKTGFDLEAQLDFYRKVVEASGDKPVTIRLFDAGGDKLLEDAETESNPFLGWRGIRMLLDQNELLTNQLKAIYILSGEYPGRIKLLVPMVSCNSEIEKLKENISSIKEELKSENTNFDDNLPLGVMVEVPSVALMADRLAKLVDFFSIGTNDLTQYTLAVDRGNEKISTLYQPFHPAVWKLIRMTKEGADQYGIPVTVCGEMASKPKAAACLMGLGITNLSMTTSALPKVKSMLCNHSLSEMQKLAEDVSESNSPDEVISLLEGFGS, via the coding sequence ATGACGGAACGAATCGAATTTAATGGTGTACCCGCTTCTCATGGTATTGGAATCGGGAAAGCTTTTATACTTGAAGAGAGAAATAGTGATGTAAATCCTGAAAAGATTCACGAAGAGGATATCGATTATAACCTTGAAAAGTGTACTCGGGCATTCAGCAAACTTAAAAGTGAATTTCAACATCTGAAGAATGAATCTGAAGGTGAGGTAGCCGATATTGTCGATGCTCAGATTGAAACACTTAAAGATCCCGAGCTGAAAAAATCAATTCTGAGAAAAATTAAGGAAGAACGCTACGAAGCGGAATATGCTATTTTCAGTACGTTGAACGAATTCATCCATATTATGGAGAATTCGGACGCTAGCTGGTTGAATGATCGAACGATTGATCTCATGACGATAAGGGACCAGTTAATAGATGCAGCAAAAAACCGAAGCAGAGATGAGAGTATAGAGGAAAACTCAGTTGTATTTGCCACTGCTATCTCGCCTACCAAAATGATAGAGCTCAGTCGAAGCCATATAGCAGGCGTAGTGATGCAGAAAGGTGGACTAACTTCTCATGCAGTGATCCTTTCACAATCGTTAGATATTCCGTGCATCATTAGTGCAAAATGGAAAAATAAACGCATCAAAAATGGTGAAGATATCATTATTGATGGTGATGAAGGAACTGTTGTTGTAAGACCAAAAGAGAAAGAAGAAGTTCATTACGCAAGGCTGAAGCGGGAGCAGCAAAAGAATTATAAAAAAGAACTCGAAATTGTTGAGAAGCCCAGCAAAACCAAATGCGGGGCTCATTTTTTACTTCAGGCTAATGTTGAGTTTTTAGAAGAGTTGCCACGCATTAAAACTCATGGTGCAGAAGGTGTTGGACTACTTCGAACAGAAACCATTCTGTTTCAAAAAACGGGATTTGATCTAGAAGCACAGTTGGATTTCTATCGAAAAGTTGTAGAGGCGAGCGGCGATAAACCAGTTACAATTCGTCTTTTTGATGCCGGAGGAGATAAACTGCTTGAAGATGCAGAGACTGAATCGAATCCTTTTTTAGGATGGCGTGGAATTCGAATGCTTCTTGACCAGAATGAACTGCTTACTAATCAACTGAAGGCGATATATATACTTTCAGGTGAATACCCGGGCCGGATAAAACTTTTGGTTCCGATGGTGTCTTGTAACAGTGAAATTGAAAAACTGAAAGAAAATATATCATCAATCAAAGAGGAGCTGAAGAGCGAGAATACAAACTTTGATGATAATCTACCGCTGGGCGTAATGGTAGAGGTGCCAAGTGTGGCATTAATGGCGGATCGACTTGCAAAGTTGGTCGATTTTTTCAGTATTGGAACCAATGATTTAACACAATATACTTTGGCGGTTGACCGTGGAAATGAAAAAATTTCAACTCTGTATCAGCCTTTCCATCCGGCTGTTTGGAAATTAATTCGTATGACTAAAGAGGGTGCCGATCAATATGGGATTCCTGTTACTGTATGTGGGGAAATGGCATCAAAACCCAAAGCGGCGGCTTGCTTAATGGGATTGGGAATTACAAATTTAAGTATGACTACATCAGCACTGCCCAAGGTTAAATCGATGCTGTGTAATCACAGTCTTAGTGAAATGCAGAAGCTTGCAGAAGATGTTTCGGAGTCGAATTCTCCTGATGAGGTAATAAGTCTGCTGGAAGGTTTCGGCAGTTAA
- the tilS gene encoding tRNA lysidine(34) synthetase TilS — protein sequence MSKFESSSVTKAFQKSVKSYLPDSLKLIAGVSGGPDSMALLYLLHRFEMDAVVVHCNYQLRGENSEKDQRLVEKMSSFWEFECVSVKLENESMNNFQAWARERRYEIFYDLKREFQADFITTAHHQDDQIETILQRMLRGAGLTSWRGIRPIEEQLFRPLLEVSKGEILKFVEEFNIPYRIDNSNEESTYARNFLRHNWFPEMRKFFPGWRDNILKLRDRAEEYELMADEILKSVRMDRKSLKREQFMELPEKIRSAILVHFIESATKEIDISSSIRSISENLIELQSGKSIQLSSNYKLVRDRDLITLNRISDEKKASVELKKEDLSQIKAVYGHQMSIEEYDGKFEDNRLYADLSKVSFPITVRHWKDGDRFQPLGMEGTQLISDHLTNRKISSAQKNDAFLIETFDGNICAVIFPHNTSDDQIGTLSESVRCSSETKKVLVICNQT from the coding sequence ATGAGCAAATTCGAATCATCATCGGTAACGAAAGCATTTCAAAAATCAGTTAAGAGCTACCTACCTGACTCCTTAAAGCTCATCGCTGGTGTGAGCGGCGGTCCGGACTCTATGGCTCTACTCTACCTGCTCCATCGATTTGAAATGGATGCTGTGGTTGTTCATTGTAATTATCAGCTTAGGGGAGAGAATTCTGAGAAAGACCAGCGACTCGTGGAGAAGATGAGTTCATTTTGGGAATTTGAATGTGTTTCAGTAAAACTCGAAAATGAGTCTATGAATAATTTTCAAGCTTGGGCAAGGGAGCGCAGGTATGAAATATTTTATGATCTGAAAAGAGAGTTTCAAGCAGATTTTATTACCACGGCACACCATCAGGATGATCAAATTGAGACCATTTTGCAGCGGATGCTAAGAGGCGCAGGCTTGACGTCCTGGAGAGGTATCCGTCCTATTGAAGAACAACTTTTCAGGCCGCTTCTGGAAGTTTCGAAAGGGGAGATATTGAAATTTGTGGAAGAATTTAACATCCCATACAGAATTGATAACAGCAATGAAGAGTCTACGTATGCGCGAAATTTTTTGAGGCATAATTGGTTTCCGGAAATGAGGAAGTTTTTCCCCGGATGGCGTGATAATATTTTAAAACTTCGGGACAGAGCTGAAGAGTACGAGTTGATGGCAGATGAAATTTTAAAATCTGTCAGAATGGATAGGAAATCACTGAAAAGAGAGCAGTTTATGGAATTGCCTGAAAAAATCCGTTCTGCCATTCTCGTTCACTTTATTGAATCGGCTACAAAAGAGATTGATATAAGCAGTTCAATTCGCTCAATTTCTGAGAATTTAATTGAGTTGCAATCCGGAAAGTCGATTCAACTTTCCAGTAACTACAAGCTTGTTCGTGACAGAGACTTGATCACATTGAATAGAATCAGTGATGAAAAAAAAGCATCCGTCGAATTAAAGAAAGAAGATCTTTCTCAAATAAAAGCTGTTTATGGACATCAAATGTCTATTGAGGAATACGATGGAAAATTTGAAGATAATCGATTATATGCGGATCTATCCAAGGTGAGCTTTCCAATAACGGTTCGACACTGGAAAGATGGTGATCGCTTTCAACCGTTGGGTATGGAAGGAACACAACTTATATCTGATCATCTAACCAACAGAAAAATTTCATCTGCACAAAAAAACGATGCTTTTCTGATAGAAACTTTTGATGGAAATATTTGTGCCGTTATATTCCCTCACAATACTTCAGACGATCAAATCGGGACCCTATCAGAGTCAGTTCGCTGTTCTTCTGAAACCAAAAAAGTTTTAGTCATTTGTAATCAAACATAA
- a CDS encoding PAS domain-containing sensor histidine kinase encodes MKAISKQSDKTYNLELFFEISADLLCIAGFDGYFKKVNPSLIKLLGYSENELLSKPINEFIYPEDREITSNYRGRIRSGTPLLNFENRYVTKKGETVWLSWTSMPVKDLNLVYAVAKNITHGKLLAEHRNLQLSKLTKSNSDLKQLTYSTSHDLRAPLGNLISILSILDISQGVDEEILNLLGLLKTSAEKMRVTLDKQIDTIKYSENITGNVEEIDISECLSTVTQSIQSLIKDTETNIETRLEEFGSILYNRSYLESIFLNLITNSIKYAKPNTSPQILIQTKKEDQYRQIIFSDNGIGFEMDKVKDKIFGFNQTFHKNKDSEGIGLYLVYNHIRAMGGTIQVESEVNEGTTFTITLTN; translated from the coding sequence ATGAAAGCCATTTCTAAGCAGTCAGATAAAACCTATAATCTGGAGCTATTTTTTGAGATTTCTGCCGATCTTCTCTGTATTGCCGGTTTTGATGGGTACTTTAAGAAAGTAAATCCTTCGTTGATTAAACTGTTGGGTTATTCAGAAAATGAACTTCTCAGCAAACCCATCAACGAATTTATTTATCCGGAGGATCGAGAAATTACATCTAATTATCGTGGAAGAATTCGAAGTGGCACTCCCCTCTTGAATTTTGAAAATAGGTATGTAACAAAAAAAGGAGAAACGGTTTGGCTTTCGTGGACCTCAATGCCCGTGAAGGACTTAAATCTGGTTTATGCTGTTGCAAAAAATATAACCCATGGCAAACTTCTAGCTGAGCATCGAAACTTACAGCTGTCAAAACTCACCAAATCAAATAGCGATTTAAAACAACTCACCTATTCAACCTCTCACGATCTTCGTGCTCCTTTGGGAAATTTGATCAGCATCCTTAGTATTTTGGATATATCTCAAGGGGTGGATGAAGAAATCCTTAATCTTCTCGGGTTACTTAAGACAAGTGCCGAAAAAATGAGAGTAACGTTAGATAAGCAGATTGATACTATTAAGTATTCTGAAAATATTACCGGAAATGTTGAAGAAATTGATATTTCTGAATGCTTATCAACTGTTACACAATCGATTCAGTCACTTATAAAAGACACTGAAACTAACATTGAGACACGATTGGAAGAGTTTGGTTCAATTCTTTACAATCGTTCATATCTCGAAAGTATTTTTCTGAACCTGATAACGAATTCAATAAAGTACGCCAAACCAAATACATCCCCTCAAATCTTAATCCAGACAAAAAAGGAAGATCAATACAGGCAAATCATCTTCTCTGATAATGGCATTGGATTTGAAATGGATAAAGTGAAAGACAAGATCTTTGGTTTCAACCAAACCTTTCATAAAAATAAAGACAGTGAAGGTATCGGGCTGTATTTAGTTTACAACCATATACGTGCTATGGGTGGAACAATACAGGTTGAAAGTGAAGTAAATGAAGGAACAACATTCACTATTACTTTGACAAATTAA
- a CDS encoding SDR family oxidoreductase — protein MNLELDNQRFIICGASSGFGEAIARLMLSEGAHVVLVARRGDVLRDKFGHFEDQTSIIEGSILYDETLKKIEKSVQKKSFHGIVFNAGGPPTGTPLNTDMADWDSSWQLVMRWKIDLALRLAPLLVEKKYGRMLFIESQSVKQPLPSLALSNSFRAGVVGFAKSLALEIADKGVTVNVLAPGSHETPAIERVIKNNSSLKGISYDKAKEEMVENIPVKRMGKAEEFASLAAWLLSPHSGYVTGQTISHDGGSIKGIFG, from the coding sequence ATGAACTTAGAACTCGATAATCAACGATTTATTATTTGTGGAGCCAGCAGTGGATTCGGTGAAGCCATTGCGCGTCTAATGTTATCCGAAGGAGCTCATGTCGTTTTAGTTGCAAGACGAGGAGATGTGCTAAGAGATAAATTCGGACATTTTGAAGATCAGACAAGTATAATTGAAGGAAGTATTCTATATGATGAGACCCTTAAAAAGATTGAAAAAAGTGTTCAAAAAAAATCGTTTCACGGAATTGTATTTAATGCCGGAGGCCCTCCTACCGGAACACCTTTAAATACGGACATGGCTGATTGGGACTCATCCTGGCAGCTGGTCATGCGCTGGAAAATTGATCTGGCGTTGCGATTGGCTCCTCTTTTGGTTGAAAAGAAGTACGGGCGGATGCTCTTTATTGAAAGCCAATCCGTAAAACAACCTCTGCCCTCCTTGGCGCTAAGCAATTCATTCAGAGCGGGAGTGGTCGGTTTTGCAAAGTCTTTGGCGCTTGAAATTGCGGATAAAGGAGTGACTGTAAACGTCCTTGCTCCCGGCTCACACGAAACGCCCGCCATCGAAAGAGTAATCAAAAATAACAGCAGTCTGAAAGGAATATCTTACGACAAAGCTAAAGAAGAGATGGTTGAAAATATTCCTGTAAAACGCATGGGTAAAGCAGAGGAGTTTGCGTCTCTTGCTGCATGGCTATTGTCGCCTCACAGCGGTTATGTAACCGGACAAACCATCAGTCATGATGGCGGATCCATAAAAGGAATATTTGGTTAA
- a CDS encoding isoamylase early set domain-containing protein produces the protein MVSKAYTPKRTICKVTFEIPGDWAKESANLVGDFNDWNESEDLMSKNKKGNWEITKRLKPETTYRFRYFLDSSRWENDDAADQYVANDFGNEDSVVITGK, from the coding sequence ATGGTAAGTAAAGCATATACACCTAAGAGAACAATTTGTAAAGTTACATTTGAAATTCCGGGAGATTGGGCAAAAGAAAGTGCAAATCTTGTAGGTGATTTCAATGATTGGAATGAATCGGAAGATCTCATGTCAAAGAATAAGAAAGGTAATTGGGAGATCACGAAGCGTTTAAAGCCTGAGACGACCTATAGATTCAGATATTTTCTGGATAGCAGTAGGTGGGAAAACGATGACGCAGCAGACCAATATGTTGCAAACGATTTTGGAAATGAAGACTCTGTAGTTATTACAGGAAAATAA
- a CDS encoding fibronectin type III domain-containing protein, with translation MKTKLWGIFILVLTSMLYLTACDNSTSPGIEDSFELFTGLEAVEEANNMTLLINKGSDSQEDGFFKIDISDVLPNEYINNTTANAWCLEWNKPLRSSNDIHVGVKAFATESNDKWKPLNYLFSIENELKAKYPEKGVLTHREMQAVIWTLAGYMGIAPEFNVDNLSDSELPSRLTENGRANFSREIVKEISELVLKNYSSSTITTSGFALQTEEDQQNVYVVPPSGITTNEVTDITPTTAVTGGVIDDAGDSPISKKGVCWSTSANPTTDDNCTDDGTGSEDFVSNISGLNQSTTYYVRAYAVNEAGTSYGNQRTFTTGLAGEVDKELDVCGDWSASQSGGFGVTVDTWDISEIPVGASFDIRFDALSQPDKYVVEYPIGNEVYDSGWRGLQSYYNDPILFPEFQPDGVVGPGQGQENGIFIKDAQNTFRVIVTGPQAGTIWYYDIRCSVPG, from the coding sequence ATGAAAACCAAACTATGGGGTATTTTTATACTCGTTCTAACGAGCATGTTGTATCTAACGGCATGCGATAACAGCACAAGTCCGGGGATAGAAGATTCGTTTGAACTTTTTACTGGTCTTGAAGCGGTAGAGGAAGCCAATAACATGACCTTGCTCATCAATAAGGGTAGTGACTCACAAGAAGATGGTTTTTTTAAAATAGATATCAGTGACGTATTGCCTAATGAGTATATAAATAATACAACCGCAAATGCATGGTGTCTTGAGTGGAATAAACCATTAAGATCCAGTAACGATATTCATGTAGGAGTGAAAGCATTCGCTACGGAATCAAATGATAAATGGAAGCCATTAAATTATTTGTTCAGTATAGAAAATGAGCTTAAAGCCAAATATCCTGAAAAAGGCGTTTTGACACATAGAGAAATGCAGGCTGTAATTTGGACCTTAGCAGGGTATATGGGTATTGCTCCGGAATTTAACGTAGATAACCTCAGTGATAGTGAACTGCCAAGCCGATTGACAGAAAATGGCAGAGCCAATTTTAGTCGTGAAATTGTAAAAGAAATCAGTGAACTGGTACTGAAAAATTACTCTTCCAGCACAATAACTACATCTGGTTTTGCACTTCAGACCGAAGAAGATCAGCAGAACGTTTATGTTGTGCCGCCGTCTGGCATTACCACAAATGAAGTTACTGATATTACACCAACCACTGCAGTAACGGGTGGAGTGATTGATGACGCCGGAGATTCTCCAATATCCAAAAAAGGAGTATGTTGGAGTACATCGGCAAATCCAACAACTGACGACAATTGCACCGATGATGGTACAGGATCAGAAGATTTTGTAAGTAACATATCAGGGCTCAATCAGTCTACAACTTACTATGTTCGTGCTTATGCTGTCAATGAAGCGGGAACGTCGTATGGGAATCAAAGAACCTTTACAACAGGTTTGGCAGGCGAAGTTGATAAAGAGCTTGATGTTTGTGGTGATTGGTCGGCTTCCCAATCCGGAGGTTTCGGAGTTACTGTGGATACCTGGGACATATCCGAGATTCCTGTAGGTGCATCTTTTGATATCCGATTTGATGCTTTAAGTCAACCGGATAAATATGTTGTTGAATATCCCATTGGTAATGAAGTGTATGATTCAGGGTGGCGGGGCCTTCAAAGTTATTATAATGATCCCATTCTCTTTCCAGAATTCCAACCAGATGGTGTGGTTGGTCCTGGTCAAGGTCAAGAAAATGGTATCTTTATAAAAGATGCTCAGAATACATTCAGAGTTATCGTTACAGGGCCTCAGGCTGGTACTATATGGTATTATGACATTAGGTGCAGTGTTCCCGGTTAA
- a CDS encoding biotin--[acetyl-CoA-carboxylase] ligase, whose translation MSRPFDTGLFTKQLPTNWLGKQFQYLAEVDSTNTFLKNIPEEELHHGMIALTDDQTKGRGQHSKKWEANAYENLTFSIAFKPNSPDRLTLLTLSCAFAIAKVLGDITNEKALLKWPNDIYVNDKKIGGILTECTFMGPKPERVLIGIGLNINQSDFGDEIKNSATSLYQITGIQYSREEVLSKILFQIEQTYELWESRSPELHKKISQNLIGFGVWVRLQINKELMESRYKFLGVNEKGELLVLNEKLELKSYSHEQIRIIIGNESISKIS comes from the coding sequence ATGAGTCGGCCATTTGATACAGGGCTATTTACCAAACAGCTACCTACAAATTGGCTTGGAAAACAATTTCAATACCTGGCTGAGGTCGACTCTACAAATACATTCCTGAAGAATATCCCTGAAGAAGAGCTGCATCATGGAATGATTGCTTTGACAGACGATCAGACCAAAGGGAGGGGACAGCATTCGAAAAAGTGGGAGGCGAACGCTTATGAAAATCTCACTTTTTCTATAGCATTTAAGCCGAACTCACCGGATAGACTGACGCTTTTAACACTATCGTGTGCATTTGCTATTGCTAAAGTTTTGGGTGACATCACAAACGAAAAAGCTTTGTTAAAATGGCCGAATGACATTTATGTAAACGATAAAAAAATTGGTGGAATTCTCACGGAGTGCACTTTTATGGGCCCCAAACCCGAACGTGTGCTAATCGGTATTGGCCTTAATATTAATCAGTCTGATTTTGGAGATGAGATAAAAAATAGTGCGACTTCACTTTATCAGATCACAGGTATACAATATTCAAGAGAGGAAGTTTTAAGCAAGATTTTATTTCAGATAGAGCAGACCTATGAACTTTGGGAAAGTCGTTCTCCGGAACTCCATAAAAAAATCAGCCAAAATCTTATAGGGTTTGGAGTTTGGGTACGACTTCAGATAAATAAAGAGCTGATGGAGAGTCGATATAAATTTTTGGGAGTTAATGAAAAAGGTGAGTTATTAGTGTTAAACGAAAAACTTGAGCTCAAGTCCTATTCACATGAGCAAATTCGAATCATCATCGGTAACGAAAGCATTTCAAAAATCAGTTAA
- a CDS encoding DUF2179 domain-containing protein — MSLLIFELVPAALVPLFIFFARILDVSIGTIRIMFVSKGFRGKATILGFIEVLIWIIIVAQIFQNLDNWLNYIAYAGGFAAGNFIGMYIEEKMKMGVQIYRIIVNQENSHLAEELMKHDFRVTVVDGKGKFGPVNVLFTVAKRKRWQELADVVNEFAPNAFFSVEDVKHVSLIGEDVPSGRPDVWTRMLKLKKGV, encoded by the coding sequence ATGTCTCTTCTCATTTTTGAACTGGTGCCTGCCGCTCTCGTACCTCTTTTTATTTTCTTTGCCCGTATTTTGGATGTTAGCATCGGTACGATTCGAATCATGTTTGTTTCGAAGGGCTTTCGTGGAAAAGCCACGATTCTGGGATTTATTGAGGTGTTGATTTGGATCATAATCGTTGCACAGATATTCCAAAATCTGGATAACTGGCTGAACTATATCGCATATGCGGGTGGATTTGCGGCGGGCAATTTTATCGGGATGTACATTGAAGAGAAGATGAAAATGGGAGTTCAAATCTACCGGATTATTGTGAATCAGGAGAATTCACACCTTGCAGAAGAGCTGATGAAACACGATTTTCGTGTAACGGTGGTAGATGGAAAAGGTAAATTTGGCCCTGTGAATGTTTTGTTTACGGTGGCAAAAAGAAAACGATGGCAAGAGCTGGCAGATGTTGTGAATGAGTTTGCCCCGAATGCGTTCTTCTCTGTTGAAGATGTGAAACATGTTTCTCTGATTGGCGAAGATGTTCCATCGGGCAGACCTGATGTCTGGACGCGAATGCTTAAGTTAAAAAAGGGCGTTTAA
- a CDS encoding secondary thiamine-phosphate synthase enzyme YjbQ yields the protein MNTIQKSITLSPKSRGFHLITDEIIQKVPELENIKAGVAHIFIQHTSAGLTINENADPSVRRDFESHFNRMVPEDISLFEHTLEGPDDMTSHIKSSLLGHSVSVPVTNGRFNLGTWQGIYLCEHRNRGGARRLVVTLFAE from the coding sequence ATGAATACAATTCAAAAATCAATAACTCTATCACCTAAATCTCGTGGTTTCCATCTCATTACGGATGAAATTATTCAAAAGGTTCCTGAACTGGAAAATATCAAAGCAGGAGTTGCACATATCTTCATCCAACACACCAGCGCCGGCTTAACAATCAATGAAAATGCAGATCCTTCGGTTCGAAGAGATTTTGAGTCGCACTTCAACAGAATGGTCCCGGAAGACATATCATTATTTGAACACACACTAGAAGGGCCGGATGACATGACATCTCACATCAAGAGTTCACTTCTTGGTCACTCTGTTTCCGTGCCTGTCACAAACGGTCGATTTAACTTGGGAACATGGCAGGGAATTTATCTTTGTGAGCACAGGAATCGGGGTGGAGCGAGGAGGTTGGTTGTTACTTTGTTTGCTGAATAA